Part of the Oreochromis aureus strain Israel breed Guangdong linkage group 20, ZZ_aureus, whole genome shotgun sequence genome, AATAACTCAGTGGAATATAATATGACAAAAATGAGACTAAAATCAGTTCAAGGGGGTCACTATTGTGCTGACGCATTTCACTCTGTACTTCTTAAGCAGTTGTTCCACACAAGATTCTGGCCCTACCATctaaatgtcacagcagaaatcatgAACCATCAGACTGTGCAAAGTTTTTCTAATCTTCTATCAAGCCCGTGCAAATTAGTGTCTACTAGTGAACAATGTCCTGTTCTTAACCGAttgcacctggtgtggtctagCCCACCTTCTTTAACGTTTGATGTGTTGTTCGtttttctgcataccttggttgtaacgagtgaatatttatttaaaaaataaataaaaatcaagcaCTGCTGAGCAGGCAGCCAAAACCTAAGAGAAGCATAGCTGCTAATCAAGGGCAATATTGTAATTTTTCTGTCTCTGACAGATGGCAAAGAAACAAATGATGGAACTTATAGCAAATGAAAAAGTGACCCTCCACCACTGTGACGTAGCAGCGATGCCTCTCGGAGACAGCACTGTGGATAAAGTCTTTCACTGTAACTGCTACTACTTCTGGCCTGATCTTAGAAAAGGAGCTGTCGAAATACACCGGGTGATGAAGCCAGGTAATGCCATGACAGTCAGCCAAACTTTATTTACAGATTTATTTCCAAAAGTTGTCTTTAAATAATGATTCTCAAATTAAACGTCCCCATCTTTTTAATCCAACCAGGAGCCCTGATGGTCACAACTCTGAAGCTTTCTCGTGTGGCTACAATCGCAGCGAAGGGGGTGATGCCAGGGGAAAACTGGCACCCAGAGGCCTACATGGCAGCTCTGAGAGACTCCGGCTTCACTGATGTTAGAATGGAGGACAAGCAGGACAGAAACATTACTTTTCAGGCTATCTTTGCCACTGCCTTCAAATAAGATTGTGTCTTATCTACACTACTTATGTGATTGTGAAGTTTAGTGTGATTATGTCGGTCATTAATGGTCTTCCTTTTGAAGATGGATAAACTTGAACTTATCATAATGATAAACATTTACAGATCAGaagtttttatataattttctGTCATTCCCTACATGCAATGTTCTTACATCAGTACCATTATACAGTATTGTGATTTTAAAACTTCAAAACAGCATTACTGTGAAAaggggaaataaaaaataatgaagaaCTTTATGGAGGAACCCAATTGCATGAATGTGTAATCATACAATAAATGGAAAACAGGAATAAAAGGATTAGAAAGAATACAACACACAAGATGATACCAAAGTCTTATAGTGCTTCTGctgtcaaaacaaaaatcatggTGTCACCTCCAAGTGGGGTCGTGTT contains:
- the zgc:194242 gene encoding uncharacterized methyltransferase YdaC isoform X1 codes for the protein MKHKLLPLPGRLNSGVAESRRALTVNEIMWAEQLGKQLGRPTRSLAGWLVSKFLTAYNQVLEESAVQLCAIQPGDTVLELGHGPGLGLQSAAKLLTGPTGHLIGVDYSEYMHQMAKKQMMELIANEKVTLHHCDVAAMPLGDSTVDKVFHCNCYYFWPDLRKGAVEIHRVMKPGALMVTTLKLSRVATIAAKGVMPGENWHPEAYMAALRDSGFTDVRMEDKQDRNITFQAIFATAFK
- the zgc:194242 gene encoding uncharacterized methyltransferase YdaC isoform X2, which translates into the protein MWAEQLGKQLGRPTRSLAGWLVSKFLTAYNQVLEESAVQLCAIQPGDTVLELGHGPGLGLQSAAKLLTGPTGHLIGVDYSEYMHQMAKKQMMELIANEKVTLHHCDVAAMPLGDSTVDKVFHCNCYYFWPDLRKGAVEIHRVMKPGALMVTTLKLSRVATIAAKGVMPGENWHPEAYMAALRDSGFTDVRMEDKQDRNITFQAIFATAFK